GCACAAAATGAGATGCATGCATTAGTGTGATGCCCTAGATTATGCAAGGGTGATAAGACATGCATAATGAATGGCACATATGCGATGATGCACAAACATAACACACGCGACGACAAACAATCACTATCGTACACGCGAACAGAAAAGCTAGATCAAGATTTAGCAAATAAACTTATACAGCAAGCATAAATCACAAATTAAATTGAGCAAGCAAAGAACATTAtaaggaactcatgaaaattggttttgcagcaaaagcattttcctataattgATCATAAATAAAACagttttcagccactctaaacaaggtaaatcgggaaaggcatgcaaacttatctcaacaaatccaagaaaattatcttagatactaggtatgaaaacaaagctaacaaaactagttttgccattttatcactttccagcaagAAATTCTGTAATAAACCATTTTCAGCCAAAGTATAAAAAAACAAGCTAAATCTTTGATAAACAGCAAGTAACCATGtgaacaagttgcaccactgaaatctacacctcacaaggagtctaacaaaatttggtttggcattttttgagcagtaaaaaaataactaagcaataaactcacttttgcaagataaattacaacaaagtaacatgtaaaacaacatttttcttgagtagatctcagctagaggaatccaacaaaacaagtttcataatttttggagctatacatgaatttctacAAATTGTTCAAGATTGCTGCACAAAGAAATACGCTAGAAATTGCTAGATGCACCCCGCAGGGCCAGCCCAGgcgctgacaggcgggccccatGGGTCAGCGGCTCCCCCGGGCCAAGTCAAGGCAGCCGGGTGGCCTTGACCCGGGCGTGAGCGTGCccacggcgagcgcggcgcggcgtggacgCGGCCACGTCGCGCGTGGCGCgtcacgcgcacgcgcacgtcgcgcgcggcgacggtggcggcggtgcggcgcaaGGCGGCACGGAGGAGGCGGGGCCGGAGCGGCcaggggaggcgcgcacggaatggaggtggtggcggcgagcctcaccggcggtgatgcaggcgaggagcggcggcggcgctgtgcggtgAGGGAGAAGGCCGGGTTAGCGCCGGAATCGGAGAAGGAGGGGTAGGAGATGCTTCCCCCGCGAAGAATCGATGGGAGACTCACCGACGGCGACAAACCGCGGCGTCCATGGCGGGGGGGGAGCggatagggttagggtttaggggaaCGGGGCCGACCGGGCGTGGATAAGGAGAGGGGGCGAGCGAGGAGTGGAGGGGCGGCACGGCACGCGAGGATCAACGGCACGTGTCCCGAggatggacgccggcggcgggcgacgcgtgccgcggcgcgccGAGCGGAAAAAtagagaggaggagaagaagaggctgacaggtgggcccgggcgaggaaaagaaaggagacaagtttgaaattcaaaacggAGATGTTTCCGAGCTCAAAAATTCACCAAAGTTTTACTGGAGATAGATAAAATCACGAAGAACACAATGGAACAAGAATcactcaaaaaaaatttataatttggtcacaacaaaaagaacaaagagtctatttttgaaatttccttgAATTTTGTGCCTCGGTTCAAAAGTCATAAAatcttgcaaaaatatttttaaatcaacatttgaaatctagtatttaaataaaatttttggaggCCAAGTTGCATAGTAAAATTTGAACTTTCttaacaagcacaaaatcaaacGTACCCGAAATTAAATTTTAAAACCAAACACACGTGCATAAGATGCTTTATTATGCACTAATGATGCTCATGATGATGTGGTTAACATGTTAAGCATGTTTTTACATTTGGGGTCGTGACACCCAGCGTTGCTGAGTGTCGGCCACGCGCTGCGCGAGCGGCGGCACTTCACAGAGGCGGACGTGGCGGCGTACGCGGCGGTCAGCGGCGACCGCAACCCGGTGCACCTCGACGACGCCGTCGCTCGGGAGCTGAGCGGGTTCCAGCGCGGCCGCGTCGTGCACGGAATGCTCGTGGACTCCCTCTTCCCTTCCATCATCGCCGCCCGCTTCGTACGTGCGCTCCTTCCTTGCTCTTTTCTTCCCGGCATTTCGTCGAGCAGCACGTGAGCGTGGATGCTCACAATTTGCCTTGGCCTGATGCTTGTTCGGTGCAGCCTGGCGCGGTGTACGCGAGCCAGACCCTCAAGTTTGCCGCGCCGGTGTACGTCGGAGATGAGGTGGTCGCTCGAGTTCAGGCACTCCACATCAGGACCACGACGGCGGACAGCACCACGGCAAGCCGATACGTGTATGTGCTACGATGCAGCCTTGCTCGCGCCTTTGCCTTAATCGTAACTTCAGCCTAACCTAGTTATGGGCAGGGTCAAGTTCGCGACCAAATGCTTCACAGATGAAG
This sequence is a window from Panicum virgatum strain AP13 chromosome 7K, P.virgatum_v5, whole genome shotgun sequence. Protein-coding genes within it:
- the LOC120639899 gene encoding (R)-specific enoyl-CoA hydratase-like, with translation MGQRLPRAKSRQPGGLDPGVSVPTASAARRGRGHVARALLSVGHALRERRHFTEADVAAYAAVSGDRNPVHLDDAVARELSGFQRGRVVHGMLVDSLFPSIIAARFPGAVYASQTLKFAAPVYVGDEVVARVQALHIRTTTADSTTASRYVVKFATKCFTDEEEGSLAIEGEAMAVLPTLELSSDSTTK